The Mesorhizobium loti DNA segment CCGCCAGGCGCTCGAAGGCACCATCGCCGAGTCCGACCAGCTGATAAGGACCTTCAACGCGATCCTGATGATCTCCCGGCTGGAGGCCGGATATTCGTCCGAACACACCAACCGGGTCGATCTGGCGGCGGCGGTGCGTGATGTCGCCGAGCTCTACGAGCCGGTGGCGGAAGAGGCCGGCGTTTTGCTCGAAGCCGAGGTGAATGGTGCTTTTCTCGTTGACGGCAACCGCGAGCTGATCGGCCAGGCGCTGTCCAACATCGTCGACAATGCGATCAAATATTCGACGGACTCCACGTCCAAGCCGGCGGTTCGTGTCACACTCGAGCGGACCCATGGCGAGATCAGGCTTTGCGTCGCCGACAACGGCCTGGGCATTCCGGACGATGCCGATCGCGCGCGCGCAACCGAACGTTTCGTTCGGCTGGAGAAGAGCCGTTCGCAGCCCGGCTCCGGCCTTGGCCTCAGCCTCGCCAAGGCGGTCATGACCTTCCACTATGGGCGGCTTGATCTTCTGCCTGGCAATCCGGGATTATCCGTGGTCATGAGTTTCCCCGCACGGGAGGATCATTGATGGCTGCGGTTGCGAAACGGACGGTCACGGACTGGCTGCTGAAGCCAATGGCCGGGCTTGCTCCGCTCGACAAAGATCGGGCGCGGCAGGCACTGGCCGAAATCACTGCTGTGGCACGCGAAGAAGGGTTGGCGCGGCTGGTCAAATTCCTGGCCGGCAAGGGGGAGGGCCAGGATTTCCTGGCCACCGTCTTCGACCTCTCGCCGTTTTTGCGCGATACGGCACGGCGCCGGCCTGGGATTCTGGACGCCCTTTTCGATCAGCCGATCGAAGTGCGCCTGAAAGCGATCACCGCCGCCATCGAGTACGCGCCTCTTGCTGAGGCGGTTTCCGAATCCAGCCTGATGATGGAGCTGCGCCAGTGCAAGGCAGAGGCGCATTTCCTGATCGCGCTGGCCGATCTCGCCGGTGAGGCGGAAACATCACTGACGGTGCGGCGGTTGAGCGATCTTGCCGATGCCTGCACCCGCGCGGCTGTCGACTTCCTGCTGCGCGACGCGCATGGCCAGGGCAAGCTCAAACTGGCCGCTCTCGACAATCCGTCGCGGCAGTCAGGCTGGATCCTGCTCGGCATGGGCAAGCTCGGCGCGCATGAGTTGAATTTCTCCTCCGACATCGATCTGGTCGTCTTCTTCGATCCGGAAGCGCCTGCCGTGGTCGATCCGCTCGACGCCACGGAGCTGTTTTCGCGGCTGACGCGACGGCTGGTGCGCATTCTGCAGGACCGCACCGAGCACGGCTATGTCTTCCGCACCGATCTGCGGCTGCGCCCCGATCCCGGTTCGACTCCGCTGGCGATCCCCGTTGAAGCCGCGCTGCGTTACTACGAAGCACGTGGCCAGAACTGGGAACGTGCGGCGATGATCAAGGCGCGTCCCGTGGCCGGCGACCTGGCCGCGGGCGCTGCCTTTCTCAAGGAGTTGCAGCCCTACATCTGGCGCAAATACATGGACTACGCGGCGATTGCCGACGTCCATTCGATCAAGCGCCAGATCCACGCTCACAAGGGCCATGGCGAGATCGCTGTGAAGGGCCACAACGTCAAGCTCGGCCGTGGCGGCATCCGCGAGATCGAGTTCTTCGTCCAGACCCAGCAGCTCATCGCCGGCGGCCGTTTTCCGGAACTGCGCGGTCGCGAAACCGTGCCGATGCTCGGCCAGCTCGCCGCGCGCGGCTGGATCACCGCCGATGCGCGTGACGCGCTTGCCCGCCAGTACTGGTTCCTGCGCCGCGTCGAGCATGCCGTCCAGATGGTAGCCGACGAGCAGACGCATACGTTGCCGGAAGACGATGAAGGGCTGGAACGGATCGCCCGCATGCTGGATTTTGCCGATGCGGCCGCATTTTCCCAGGCATTCCGCGCCTCGCTGCAGCAGGTCGAGCGCCACTATGCGGCGCTGTTTGAAACCGCTCCGGAGCTTTCGGCTGGGATCGGCAATCTGGTCTTCACCGGCGATGTCGATGATCCCGACACGCTGCGGACCTTGCACGGTCTCGGCTTCCAGCGGCCGAGCGACATCTGCCGCGTTATTCGCGGCTGGCATTTCGGCCGCTATCGCGTCACCCGGTCGGCGGAGGCGCGCGAGCGGCTGACGGAATTGACGCCGGCGTTGCTGCGCTCTTTCGGCCAGACGCGCCGGGCGGACGAAGCTTTGATCCGCTTCGACGAGTTCCTTGCCGGTCTGCCGGCCGGCATCCAGCTGTTTTCGCTGCTGCAGTCAAACCCGGCGCTGCTCAAGCTGATGGCGACGATCATGGGCGCGGCACCCCGGCTGGCGGCGATCATCACGCGCCGGCCGCATGTCTTC contains these protein-coding regions:
- a CDS encoding bifunctional glutamine-synthetase adenylyltransferase/deadenyltransferase, with the protein product MAAVAKRTVTDWLLKPMAGLAPLDKDRARQALAEITAVAREEGLARLVKFLAGKGEGQDFLATVFDLSPFLRDTARRRPGILDALFDQPIEVRLKAITAAIEYAPLAEAVSESSLMMELRQCKAEAHFLIALADLAGEAETSLTVRRLSDLADACTRAAVDFLLRDAHGQGKLKLAALDNPSRQSGWILLGMGKLGAHELNFSSDIDLVVFFDPEAPAVVDPLDATELFSRLTRRLVRILQDRTEHGYVFRTDLRLRPDPGSTPLAIPVEAALRYYEARGQNWERAAMIKARPVAGDLAAGAAFLKELQPYIWRKYMDYAAIADVHSIKRQIHAHKGHGEIAVKGHNVKLGRGGIREIEFFVQTQQLIAGGRFPELRGRETVPMLGQLAARGWITADARDALARQYWFLRRVEHAVQMVADEQTHTLPEDDEGLERIARMLDFADAAAFSQAFRASLQQVERHYAALFETAPELSAGIGNLVFTGDVDDPDTLRTLHGLGFQRPSDICRVIRGWHFGRYRVTRSAEARERLTELTPALLRSFGQTRRADEALIRFDEFLAGLPAGIQLFSLLQSNPALLKLMATIMGAAPRLAAIITRRPHVFDGLLDPALLTELPDRAYLSARLSAFLEGDRAYEEVLDRLRIFASEQKFLIGVRLLAGSIDPSRAGRAFSDLADLTIEAALQAVSAEFAARHGTVAGGVVSLLGMGKLGSRELTAGSDVDLILLYDHDADAEDSDGDKPLAPSHYYTRMTQRLISAVSAPTAEGVLYELDLRLRPSGNKGPVATHIDAFKKYQRQEAWTWEHMALARARVIGGDTGLCAEVEAEVAAVLGQPRDAAKAKAEALDMRAMIEKEKPARDFWDIKLIPGGLIDLEFIAQVAVITGQVEAGPRAAGTAEILSRLAASFADAGVRQDLGDAYTLYLALTQMTRLCLTGPFERNDVPPGLSDLLLAVTDLPDFGVLEAHLKETSQKVRKDFDLLLRAG